TTTGGGCAATTAGTACTACCGTCGTTGGCAAACGCTCCCTCGGATACTTCCACTCTTCGTAAGATCACGTGTCCTACATTAAATTTCTTGCTCCATATAAGTAATGAAGAGTGTTGGGCTCAAGTTATCCCTTTGTCTTAGCCCCTCTGATGTTGTAAATGATTCCGATGCTGTGTTATTGGCGATTACCATGTTTATATTGCTTTCAtatattagttttattagtcGGATTAGCTTATTGTCTACTTTTCTGTGCCTTAAGCTATCGATAGCTTTCTCAAGATCTATAAatgttagaaatattttttccttCTCTTTTGACggtttttgtactatttgTACTACTTCACTTAGTGTCGGCTCTATTGTTGTTCTAATCTTTTTATCTATAATTTGTTCTAATAATTCATCATTTTATCTATAATTCATTATTGTGCTGATTAATGTTATACTAATTTCTTCCTCCAATTCAACAAGCTTTATCTCATCTCTTTCATATTCCTGTCTTCCTGTTGTCTAATTTTTGCTATATTTGTTTCTCTGCACAAAACCTTTTGGAAGTATTCTTTCTACCtatctattatttcttttccgTCTATCAATATCTCTCCGTTTTTGTTCAAGATGTATTGTCGCATATCATTGCATTTTTCTgttcttatttgttttaataccttatagaataatttttggttttcCAACCTAGGGCCAAAAATTTCCCATTCCTTCCTTTTGCCTTTTATCACCATTTTCGTATGCGTGTGCTTTTTTTCCGGCAAATAGCTTTTCCACGccgttttctttattttgacACATCttctaatttcatttttcaattgCACGCAGAAgtttattatgtatttatgTTTCTGTATTTATTCTTGGTCACAGATTCAATGACTTTCGCCTCTAGAGTCCCAGCTGGACGATTTTTACTTCTACGTTTGGCTTGTTCCTGTTTTATAATTGACCAAATGCCTAATTTCCCATCAAATCACTGATTACAGCAACTGTCCTATCGTGAGCTGTGAGCAGCCAAAAACATAAACTGTATGATGAATCTCTTCTTTTCGCACGTTTGATAAGGTTCTATTTCACCGTGAGCGAGGTGGCACTTGtcgatattttctttaaataaaaccattTCTTATCACCATCAATGAAGTTTGTCATATCCTTAAAAATATGCACAAGCAGCATTTGTAACGAATAGTTTTACTATTAATCCAGTTTTAACACTTCGGTGAATTGTGCTTTTCAACATTCCAATAGCATGTGCTAGTATGAATGGGTACTTTCTTTATATGTAAGTCTTCTCCGACACAGAGCGGctgcaatttttattgaatcatGTTTCAGTTCACCATTTATACATGCCTCTAGTAAACAATGGTACACTTTGGCGCATTTCTTGCTTTAGATTAGACCTATTTCTTTGTGCTGCATCATCTGCAACTTCTACACGTTCTATTATGTGGCCACACCGGTATTTTTACAAATAGTAAGACGACAAGATTTTTAGGTATCTACTCAAACGTCAAGTTGATgcgtaattttcttttgacaacatacaaatgtcaattttgatgtaTGTAAGTCATTTGATGGAACATAAAATTGTAACTTATATTTCACGACGTTGGTAAGTTTCGCGAAATCAGACACTTATTTTGGAACAGAGGGAGATTTCAGTCACTTACCATTCTTCTTAGCTCTTCTTAGGTCTTCTTTTTTCTGAGGGCGTTTCTTTGCTGCAGTATCTACTCCATTGCCTTTTTCGGTATTTTGTCCTCCGCAATTCATTGTACATGCCACACTATATAAGTTGGTTTCTCTCAATATCTTtcattattgatttattaatttcttagtGTTTCCGTATGCGATACTCTGGCAGATCTTCTCAGAGCATTCAGTTGCCTTTATGCGATTCGTTAGCTATTCGTTAGCgtgttgtatgtatgtagtttcacGTGGGGGTGAGTTACTcacagcacttaggccccagcggACCCTTTGTACGTCCCCACAGTTTACTGTTCATTCAAGGGTCAGAAAACCagcccaatcttttcatgaacgttaatatagaacagaaaGGTATGTTCCTTATATCCGAAATTTGGAGCCATGGTACTCCGAAAATAGATTCCCTTAAGTACACGAGGTTTGGACAGTCACAAACAGTATGACTTACCGTCTCGTCTTCCATTTCACACCCTCTACAGAGGGGTGTATTCGCCAGCTTCATGTAAAACATGTGCTTACGTAACCTGCAGTGTCCGGTCAGGAAGTGGGTGAGAAGCCTCAAGTCACTTTTCGATTTTCCCAGAAACTGAGTAGATGTCTTCCGGTCAGGGTAGAGCAGAGTTTTCTTAGCAAAGGCACCTACTGCCGTCCCATCCCATCTATCGCAAAAAGCTCGGTGGGAGATGGAGTTTATCAGTTTTGATGCTGTATTAACAGCTAGTGGTACAAACGGTTCAGGGGAGATCGGTGACTTGTTAGCCGCCCGTTTCGCCAACCTGTCCGCATGATCATGTCCTTTAATTCCGATGTGTCCTTTTCGCCATTTTATCGTGACGTTGTTGTATACGTTTGCCTCTTCGAGTGATTGCCGACAGGACTTCACCAACGATGATGCAGTATGATGCCTGCCAACCGCCAGCATAGCTTGTGTGCTATCAGTACAGATTACAACGTTTCTGCCGACTTTTTGGAGTCGATAATCGCATCGGCTGCTATATTTATAGCAATTAATTCGGCTTGAGCAGTCGTGCAATACGATCCTAACGAAGTGGAAAGGTGCAGCTGGAGATCGTGCGAGAAGATTCCCGCTCCGGAACCTCCAGCCTTCTTtgatccatcagtgtagatggtCAGCGTTTTGCCCGAGCTTGAGTTGCTCTGGGGTATCGTTTCAATGCCAAAGTGTGGCTTGCCTAAGAAAGTAGGTGTAATGTAGTCTGTGCGAGCTTTAAGGAGGGGTTGTTTACTAACAGCCTCACTCCAGAGCTTGCTCCGGACTATTCCCATTTTAACAACCTGCTTTTCATTTACTGATCGCAACCGAAGCAATGCCATCACGGCCACCTCcctgataaaaatatctagggGCAGCACGTTTAACATAGTCTCCTTTGCAATCGTAGGTGTAGATCTCATAGCGCCTGTGATTAGCAGGCAGGCCAGTCGTTGCAATTGATGCAGCAATGTAGCTTTATATGCATGTTTTAGTGCTGAGCACCAGACTATGGCTCCGTGAGCTACCATGGGTCTTATCACAGAAGTGTAGATCCACATTGTAACTTTCGGATTTAATCCCCAAGTATTCCCAATAGCCCTTCGGCACTGGGTCAGTACAATCGttgcttttttgattttgcaacTAATGTGTGATGTCCAAGTTAGTCCTTTGTCCAAGATAACACCCAGATATTTCACCTCTGGAGCAAAGGTTAATGGATTATTGCAGAAATTGGGTGGCGTTAAGTGTCCCAGTTTCTTCTGTTTAGTGAAGAGAACAGTCTCTGTCTTTTTAGGATTGACAGAGAGGGTATGTTCTTCACACCATCGTTCAACGAGTTTAAGTGCCTGCTGCATTctgtaacaaagaaaattgtcaGGTTTACCTCTTAACAAAATAGCCACGTCGTCTGCGTAACCAACTGTGAagagatatttattatttaactcaCGAATGAGATCATCAACTATTAAGCACCAGAGAAGCGGTGAGAGTACCCCACCTTGTGGGCAACCCTTAACCACAGCTCTCTGTACTGTGTATCCTTTCGCCTTAGTCTGAACAACTCTGCTTGCTAGCATTGTTTTAATCCAGCCCGCGATGACCGATGGCACTCTTCAAGATTCCAGTGCCAGGTTAATGCTACTAAAGGTGGTTTTGTCAAACGCTCCCTCTATGACAAGGAAAGTTCCCAGAATGGACTCTTTCGAATCAAATGCTTGTTCGATTCGCCCCACTACCATGTGTAGGGCGCTATCCACAGATTTACCTTTGATATATGCATGTTGGTTAAAATGCAAAGGAAACGCTTTAAGTACATTCTCTCTAATGTAATGTTCACATAGTCTTTCAAGCgtctttaaaagaaatgatgaGAGACTAATTGGTCGAAAGGCTTTAGGATCCGTTGGGTCCTTTTTTCCATTCTTTGGTATAAAGGTTACTGTAACCTTCCTCCAGCTGATGGGAACGTAGTGAAAGGCTAAGCAGGCCTTAAAAACTCTCATCAAGTGTATTTTCATATCCTCTAGACTCCATTGAAGAAGAGCAGGAAATATACCGTCGGGTCCGGGTGTTTTGAAGGGCTCAAAACTGCCGACGGCCCACTCTACCAACTCATTCCTTACAACCTGGTTAGCTATCTGCCAGTCCTGGCTGCTAGGAGAGTTGTTAAATTCCACTTGGTGTAGAAGCATTGAAAAATCTTGCAAAGAACCTGGAAAATGAACATCCATTAATAAATGCAACGATTCTTCTGGATCCTTGGCAAAATTGCCATCAGACTTTTTTAGAATGTCATGACTGTGCTTTTGGCCGCGAGATAGTATTTTGTTTAGGCGTGAGGCATCAGCAGCGCTCTCCACCTCTTCACAAAAGCCTCTCCAGGCTTGTCGTTTCTTTTGTCGCACTAAATGTTTGAATTCTGACTGGTGTGTTTTGAACAAGGTCCAGTCAGAATTCAGTCTAGTTTGTTTTGCTTTATTAAAAGCTTTTCTGCAAGTGACCCTCAGTGAATGTAGATCAGGAGTCCACCAAGGTGTAGCCCTACCTCTCTCCTCCACAATTCTCTCATGACATGCACTATGGAAAGCCTGAGTTAGTGTGTCACCCACGAGGTTTGAGTAATACTCCAATTCATCGGTATTTCCAGGAAGGGCATCTGGAAAATCTCGCAATTGCTCATTTAAACAGCTTGCAAAAATGCTCAAGTCAGTCCGCTTTGGATCCCGGACCCTCTTTCTCAAGAGCATAATTGGTCCTAAATCAAAAGTGATCCATCTATGGTCAGACATAGACGCTTCCTGGCAGACACACCAGTTTCTAATGTTTTGAGATACGTTCGCCGATGCCAAGGTCAAATCAATAATCCTTCGAAAATTTCCTTCGTCACATCCTCAGGCAACAGAATGAGCGTTGGAGTCGCAGCCTACAATGAGTAGCCATTTATTTACCTTACTAGCGTTGACTAATGTTGCCATGGCCGCAGTAGGAGCCATCTTTTCTATAGGCAGGTAGACAGATGCTAGAGTCAGCGTCGTTAGCGTGTTATAAGTAAATAAGTTCTGGTAATGTTTTAGCTATGTGTCTActggtattattattaactctACTCTTTCTCTGCCAAGTGTTTTTACTgcatttataaattttcatgATTTGAGCATGTTCTTCTCCCTATACATATAAGTATTTATCTCTTGATATCTATTATCCCAcaccttatttttttattgttgtttatcTGGGTTTCCCGTTGACTTCCTTGAAAGCGTGTAAATCTTCCGTTTTAAAAAGATTGATGACGAATACCATCATAAATATgtcatatttaaaagattaGGTGTTAATACCTAAAAACCatgtttttttagattatcATCATCtataaattatacaataattCATGAAATCTTAATCTAATCTAATCTTTCAAGAAAACTCTTTACACAGGAAGTCACAAGTTTACttataataaatcgaaataaaatagaaaccaTCAGATCTCACAGATGAACACATCCAACCCCGATTTTCGCAGATTTACCCTAGTTGAGATGCTTAGTTGAACCTGATTTTTCAATCGGAATAATCGACGATTTGAATTACCCGCACTGGAACGATTTGAGCCAACAAGGATGATTTGGTAAACTCGAATAAGAATTcgaataaaattcaatttggAGAACGAACATTAAACCCTAAAATCAAACTTGTTCTGTTTCTGCTATCACTATTGTTTTTCCCaaacgttaatttataaagaaattaaaattaatcaagtgTAATAGGATAAAGTACTTTAGATTTTCGAAATCGATTCTTTTGAGAGTACTTTTAAGATTGTAATCGTAAGGAATGACTCAATCAGAGCGTAAACGCAAAGTGATTAGATAAATAATTGGACTATGAGACTcgaattgtaattaaattgttcattagtttattaatttaacttgACTTCTAAATCAGATAGcaaataatcattaataatgtataattaaaatatcaaattgataaataattttttatttatttaaatctttggtacaattaaaaaattctacaataacaatttttttaatgatgataTCCTTCATAACTTCCATGACCTTGTAATCCAGCTGATTGAGCTTTTTCAGCTGCTTGAGCGGCGTTCGATTGAGCAATTTGTGCAGCAGCTTCGGCTTGCTGTGCAGCGGATTGAGTTACGTGTAAATCAGCTTGAGCAGATTGGAGTTGTTGACTGAGAGAGTTGTACCTTTGTTGGGCGTGTCCTACCATAGCTTCTTGAGACCCCAATTCGGCGTGAGCGGCATCGGCTGCTTGTTGGGCATGGGCTAAAGTTCCTTGGGCGGCATTCAAAGCTGCGCTAACGGCGTTTGCACCTTCTTGAGCTTGGTCGGCGGCAGCTTGAGAAGCCGCGGCGGATCTTTGGGCTTGTTCCAATTGACGAAGTTCAGCTTCGAGTTGTTGGTGAGCTTCGGCGACGTCTTGTTGGAGACGTTGAACTAAAATGTGTTTTCCGATGAGGGCAGCTTGAGCTGTTGCTGCAGcctttaaaagaagaaattaaaattcaagttgattaagattattttgaaCTTACTCCGGCGGCTGCTTGGGCTAAAGTACTCTTTGCAGCAAAAGCGGCGTTTCTTGCAGCTGCATGTTGGTTAGCTACGGCGTTGTTGGCTTGATCTGCTGATCCTTGAGCGATAGTTTTTAATCCACTTCCAGCGCTGTAAGTGTCTTTTCCCCCATATCCACCACCGTATCCACCGTCCGAAAGAGAAATAGACGAGAAATGTCCTCCAGCGGCCGATTCACTGTCACTAACAGCTGCTTGCCTTGTTTCAGCAAAATTGATTGCGACTATATCAagggaaaataaattataaaattaatttgcttccttttttttttaaataacttacatAAACAAGCGAAAATGACGTAAAATCTTGCCATTGTGGTGATTTActgtaataagaaataaaaatgattaagtaatctttttttcaattaaaacataGACTTCTATTTATTTGATTACCGAGAGGATGTTGAGGTATTAGACTGAATGAAGGTGGAAGCCGAAGTGATTGTGAGGGAACTTCTTTGAGTTTTTATAGCAACTTCTTGGCGTAAACGGCAGGCTCGAACGCCCAAAATGTATGCGTAATTAATCGAAAGTTTACGGTTCGTTTGATAATTACGCAGGAATTTCTAGAATTTTTTAGTACGCAATTTTAAGATTATGAATCTGATGTTCATGGAATGAATCTGTTCTGTTAATTATATCAATTATAAAATTCTAATCGTTAATGAGATATTAAgtgaaataaatattcaagattttaagtataattaataattattgtgtttttttatgtttaatctTTGTAGAATATTCCCAGTGTATTCCCGGTATTCCCAATAGTTGTAGCATAGGAGTTATGCTTTTATAAACAGAAGTAACCAAAtccaattttgagaaaaattctcgaaaacatctaatttaaaaaaaatcattactttGCTTCTAATCAAGATGAAGGGATctgctttagtttaaattaaagatcaatctttatagaatattgATGATGAGTTCcgtttctttaatatttgtaatataaaagatatgatatttttaattatcagtaatcaaacaaaattttgtaacaaattctcgaaaacaactaattttaaaaaaagtcatGACCCTGTTCCTAATCAACATAGAGAGATctgcttttttttaaattaatcattaatctTTGTAGAATATCCGCGAtcagttttatttcttcaataattataatataagaGGTATGATTTTCgtaaataaaactaacctaacccaattttgagaaaaaatctcgaaaacaactaattttaaacaaatcataaCTTTGCTCCTAATCAAGATGAAGGGATCTactttagtttaaattaaagatcaatctttatagaatattgATGATGAGTTCcgtttctttaatatttgtaatataaaagatatgatatttttaattatcagtaatcaaacaaaattttgtaacaaattctcgaaaacaactaattttaaaaaaagtcatGACCCTGTTCCTAATCAACATAGAGAGATctgctttttttaaattaatcattaatctTTGTAGAATATGCGCGAtcagttttatttcttcaataattataatataagaGGTATGATTTTCGTAAATAGAACTAACCTAAcccaattttgagaaaaaatctcgaaaacaactaattttaaacaaatcataaCTTTGCTCCTAATCAAGATGAAGGGATCTactttagtttaaattaaagatcaatctttatagaatattgATGATGAGTTCcgtttctttaatatttgtaatataaaagatatgatatttttaattatcagtaatcaaacaaaattttgtaacaaattctcgaaaacaactaattttaaaaaaagtcatGACCCTGTTCCTAATCAACATAGAGAGATctgctttttttaaattaatcattaatctTTGTAGAATATGCGCGAtcagttttatttcttcaataattataatataagaGGTATGATTTTCGTAAATAGAACTAACCTAAcccaattttgagaaaaaatctcgaaaacaactaattttaaacaaatcataaCTTTGCTCCTAATCAAGATGAAGGGATCTactttagtttaaattaaagatcaatctttatagaatattgATGATGAGTTCCGTTTCTTTAATATATGTAATATAAAagatatgatatttttaattatcagtaatcaaacaaaattttgtaacaaattctcgaaaacaactaattttaaaaaaagtcatGACCCTGTTCCTAATCAACATAGAGAGATctgctttttttaaaattaatctttaatcTTTGTAGAATATGCGCaatcagttttatttcttcgataattataatataagaGGTATGATTTTCGTAAATAGAACTAACCTAAcccaattttgagaaaaaatctcgaaaacaactaattttaaacaaatcataaCTTTGCTCCTAATCAACATGAAGGGATctgctttagtttaaattaaagatcaatctttatagaatattgATGATGAGTTCcgtttctttaatatttgtaatataaaagatatgatatttttaattatcagtaatcaaacaaaattttgtaacaaattctcgaaaacaactaattttaaaaaaagtcatGACCCTGTTCCTAATCAACATAGAGAGATctgcttttttttaaattaatcattaatctTTGTAGAATATGCGCGAtcagttttatttcttcaataattataatataagaGGTATGATTTTCTTAAATAGAACTAACCTAAcccaattttgagaaaaaatctcgaaaacaactaattttaaacaaatcataaCTTTGCTCCTAATCAACATGAAGGGATctgctttagtttaaattaaagatcaatctttatagaatattgATGATGAGTTCcgtttctttaatatttgtaatataaaagatatgatatttttaattatcagtaatcaaacaaaattttgtaacaaattctcgaaaacaactaattttaaaaaaagtcatGACCCTGTTCCTAATCAACATAGAGAGATctgctttttttaaaattaatctttaatcTTTGTAGAATATGCGCaatcagttttatttcttcgataattataatataagaGGTATGATTTTCGTAAATAGAACTAACCTAAcccaattttgagaaaaaatctcgaaaacaactaattttaaacaaatcataaCTTTGCTCCTAATCAACATGAAGGGATctgctttagtttaaattaaagatcaatctttatagaatattgATGATGAGTTCcgtttctttaatatttgtaatataaaagatatgatatttttaattatcagtaatcaaacaaaattttgtaac
This genomic stretch from Onthophagus taurus isolate NC chromosome 7, IU_Otau_3.0, whole genome shotgun sequence harbors:
- the LOC111425695 gene encoding antifreeze protein Maxi-like, with product MARFYVIFACLFAINFAETRQAAVSDSESAAGGHFSSISLSDGGYGGGYGGKDTYSAGSGLKTIAQGSADQANNAVANQHAAARNAAFAAKSTLAQAAAGAAATAQAALIGKHILVQRLQQDVAEAHQQLEAELRQLEQAQRSAAASQAAADQAQEGANAVSAALNAAQGTLAHAQQAADAAHAELGSQEAMVGHAQQRYNSLSQQLQSAQADLHVTQSAAQQAEAAAQIAQSNAAQAAEKAQSAGLQGHGSYEGYHH